In Pengzhenrongella sicca, a single genomic region encodes these proteins:
- a CDS encoding alanine racemase, giving the protein MTAPTLGDRLSAATAGLPAPLVIVDLDALDANAADLVRRADGVPVRVASKSVRVRWVLERVLARPGFAGVMAYSLREALWLVSHGARDVLVGYPTVDAGALARLGADPAAAAAITLMADDVAHLALAARAAEAGGQRLQVCLDVDASLRLGAGRFGLHLGVRRSPVHDPAQAATLAAAATAYDGVTIRGVMFYEAQVAGLPDSGPGVRLVKRASIADLARRRGRVVDAVQQAIGRPLELVNSGGSGSVQSTVSDPAVTEATAGSGLFVPTLFDHYRSFAPRPAAYFGLDVVRRPGPGYVTAAGGGYIASGPATRSRQPLPVGEGLRLTPREGAGEVQTPLRVVGRGPAIGDRLWFRHAKAGEVMERFDAVHVVQGDAVVATVPTYRGEAQNFG; this is encoded by the coding sequence GTGACGGCGCCGACGCTCGGCGACCGCCTCTCGGCCGCGACGGCAGGCCTGCCCGCGCCGCTGGTAATCGTCGACCTCGACGCGCTCGACGCGAACGCCGCGGACCTCGTCCGGCGGGCCGACGGCGTCCCCGTGCGGGTCGCGAGCAAGTCGGTGCGGGTGCGCTGGGTGCTCGAGCGCGTGCTCGCCCGGCCCGGCTTCGCGGGCGTGATGGCGTACTCGCTGCGCGAGGCCCTGTGGCTCGTCTCCCACGGGGCCCGGGACGTGCTGGTGGGCTACCCGACGGTCGACGCCGGCGCGCTCGCGCGGCTAGGCGCGGACCCGGCGGCGGCGGCGGCGATCACCCTGATGGCCGACGACGTCGCGCACCTCGCGCTCGCGGCCCGCGCGGCGGAGGCGGGCGGGCAGCGCCTGCAGGTCTGCCTCGACGTCGACGCGTCGCTGCGCCTGGGCGCCGGCCGGTTCGGGCTGCACCTGGGCGTGCGCCGCTCGCCCGTGCACGACCCGGCGCAGGCGGCCACGCTCGCCGCGGCCGCGACGGCGTACGACGGCGTCACGATCCGCGGCGTGATGTTCTACGAGGCCCAGGTCGCCGGCCTGCCCGACTCCGGCCCGGGCGTCCGGCTCGTCAAGCGCGCCTCGATCGCCGACCTCGCGCGACGCCGCGGTCGGGTCGTGGACGCCGTCCAGCAGGCGATCGGGCGCCCGCTCGAGCTCGTGAACTCGGGCGGCAGCGGCTCCGTGCAGTCCACCGTGAGCGACCCCGCGGTGACCGAGGCGACCGCCGGCTCGGGGCTGTTCGTCCCGACGCTGTTCGACCACTACCGCTCGTTCGCGCCGCGGCCCGCCGCGTACTTCGGGCTCGACGTCGTGCGCCGGCCGGGTCCGGGGTACGTGACGGCCGCCGGCGGCGGGTACATCGCGTCCGGGCCGGCCACCCGGTCGCGCCAGCCGCTGCCCGTCGGCGAGGGGCTGCGCCTGACGCCGCGCGAGGGCGCGGGCGAGGTGCAGACGCCGCTGCGCGTCGTCGGCCGTGGGCCCGCGATCGGGGACCGGCTCTGGTTCCGGCACGCCAAGGCGGGCGAGGTGATGGAGCGCTTCGACGCGGTACACGTCGTGCAGGGCGACGCGGTCGTGGCGACCGTGCCGACGTACCGGGGCGAGGCGCAGAACTTCGGCTGA
- the cysS gene encoding cysteine--tRNA ligase, translating to MSLRLFDSATRTVRDFEPVVPGEVGIYLCGATVQAPPHIGHLRSAVAFDVLARWLMRSGNTVTLIRNVTDIEDKILAKSADAGRPWWAWALQNERAFTAAYAAVGVLPPDYEPRATGHVPQMIELMQRLVDSGHAYVAAPGDVYFDVCSYPEYGALTNQRVDDMVPAPDGAGDDGVGSDKRDPRDFALWKAAKPGEPATASWATPFGRGRPGWHLECSAMALRYLGDTFDIHGGGLDLRFPHHENEQAQSRAAGLGFARYWLHNGWVTQGGAKMSKSLGNGLLVTEVLARSRAVVLRYAMTAVHYRSMLEWTDDTLREAEATWDRLAGFVERAVEAVGPVDDDDVAKAELPADFVAAMDDDINVPAALAVVHEWLKAGNTALAGGDSLAAREAMVALRGMLDVLGLDPAGAQWSSRGDDDRYAHALGAVVTAELAARAQARAAKDFTTSDAIRDRLAAAGVVVEDSPAGARWSLAATLEDKN from the coding sequence GTGAGCCTTCGCCTTTTTGATTCCGCCACGCGCACGGTGCGCGACTTCGAACCCGTCGTCCCGGGCGAGGTCGGCATCTACCTGTGCGGCGCGACGGTGCAGGCCCCCCCGCACATCGGCCACCTGCGGTCCGCGGTGGCGTTCGACGTGCTCGCGCGCTGGCTCATGCGCTCGGGCAACACCGTCACGCTGATCCGCAACGTCACCGACATCGAGGACAAGATCCTCGCCAAGTCCGCGGACGCGGGCCGCCCCTGGTGGGCGTGGGCGCTGCAGAACGAGCGCGCATTCACCGCGGCCTACGCCGCGGTCGGCGTGCTGCCGCCCGACTACGAGCCGCGCGCGACCGGCCACGTGCCGCAGATGATCGAGCTCATGCAGCGCCTCGTCGACTCGGGGCACGCGTACGTCGCGGCCCCCGGCGACGTCTACTTCGACGTGTGCTCATACCCGGAGTACGGCGCGCTGACCAACCAGCGGGTCGACGACATGGTGCCGGCGCCCGACGGGGCCGGCGACGACGGCGTCGGCTCGGACAAGCGGGACCCGCGCGACTTCGCGCTCTGGAAGGCCGCCAAGCCCGGCGAGCCGGCGACGGCGAGCTGGGCGACGCCGTTCGGTCGCGGCCGGCCCGGCTGGCACCTCGAGTGCTCGGCGATGGCGCTGCGCTACCTCGGCGACACGTTCGACATCCACGGCGGCGGGCTCGACCTGCGCTTCCCGCACCACGAGAACGAGCAGGCCCAGTCGCGCGCGGCGGGCCTGGGGTTCGCGCGGTATTGGCTGCACAACGGCTGGGTCACCCAGGGCGGCGCGAAGATGAGCAAGTCGCTCGGCAACGGGCTGCTCGTGACCGAGGTGCTCGCGCGCTCGCGGGCCGTCGTGCTCCGGTACGCGATGACGGCGGTGCACTACCGCTCGATGCTCGAGTGGACCGACGACACGCTGCGCGAGGCCGAGGCGACGTGGGACCGGCTCGCAGGCTTCGTCGAGCGCGCGGTCGAGGCCGTCGGGCCGGTCGACGACGACGACGTCGCCAAGGCCGAGCTGCCCGCCGACTTCGTCGCCGCGATGGACGACGACATCAACGTCCCGGCGGCCCTGGCCGTCGTGCACGAGTGGCTCAAGGCTGGCAACACCGCGCTCGCCGGCGGCGACTCGCTCGCCGCGCGCGAGGCGATGGTGGCGCTGCGGGGGATGCTCGACGTGCTCGGCCTCGATCCCGCCGGCGCGCAGTGGAGCTCGCGGGGGGACGACGACCGGTACGCGCACGCGCTCGGCGCCGTCGTCACCGCCGAGCTCGCGGCCCGCGCGCAGGCCCGCGCCGCAAAGGACTTCACGACGTCGGACGCCATCCGGGACCGCCTCGCGGCGGCCGGGGTGGTTGTCGAGGATTCACCGGCCGGGGCGAGATGGTCGCTGGCCGCCACCTTGGAGGACAAGAACTGA
- the rlmB gene encoding 23S rRNA (guanosine(2251)-2'-O)-methyltransferase RlmB, with amino-acid sequence MAGNSTRRGATRKPGSKKGARVGSGGQGRQSLEGRGPTPKATERPYHPAGKRKIANDRAAAGERRPAPAGSGRPSSAGRGAPERTGRGAPERTGRGAPERATGRGASGRSVAGAGRSGAPAARASRSAAGGRGGKGVSATHEIVGGRNSVLEALRAGIPVSTVYYGTRIETDDRTREILAIATGRGYPLLEVSKLELDRLTDGAIHQGVAIQVPPYEYADPDDLLDEASDSHVAPLIVALDGVTDPRNLGAVLRSAGAFGAQGVLVPERRSAGVTASAWKVSAGAAARVPVARATNLTRALQSYRKAGCFVVGLAGDGDVAISDLPFATDGLVLVVGSEGKGLSRLVRENCDAVASIPIGSATESLNAGVAAGIALYEVARIRTAAAVATATATAAAAAEAAAG; translated from the coding sequence ATGGCAGGAAATTCGACGCGTCGCGGCGCGACACGTAAGCCCGGATCCAAAAAGGGCGCGCGGGTCGGCTCCGGCGGGCAGGGCCGGCAGTCCCTCGAGGGGCGCGGGCCGACGCCCAAGGCCACCGAGCGGCCGTACCACCCCGCGGGCAAGCGCAAGATCGCGAACGACCGCGCGGCCGCCGGGGAGCGCCGCCCGGCGCCGGCCGGCAGCGGCCGGCCCTCGTCCGCCGGTCGGGGCGCGCCCGAGCGCACGGGCCGCGGTGCGCCTGAGCGCACGGGCCGGGGCGCCCCCGAGCGCGCGACGGGCCGCGGCGCGTCAGGACGCAGCGTGGCCGGGGCGGGTCGCTCCGGCGCGCCCGCGGCGCGCGCGTCTCGCTCGGCGGCCGGCGGACGCGGCGGCAAGGGCGTCAGCGCGACCCACGAGATCGTCGGCGGTCGCAACTCCGTGCTCGAGGCGCTGCGCGCCGGCATCCCGGTGAGCACCGTCTACTACGGCACCCGCATCGAGACGGACGACCGCACACGCGAGATCCTCGCGATCGCGACCGGCCGCGGCTACCCGCTGCTCGAGGTCTCCAAGCTGGAGCTCGACCGGCTGACGGACGGCGCCATCCACCAGGGCGTTGCGATCCAGGTCCCGCCGTACGAGTACGCCGACCCGGACGACCTGCTCGACGAGGCCTCCGACTCGCACGTCGCGCCGCTCATCGTCGCGCTCGACGGCGTGACCGACCCCCGCAACCTCGGCGCCGTGCTCCGGTCGGCCGGCGCGTTCGGCGCGCAGGGCGTGCTGGTGCCCGAGCGCCGCTCGGCGGGCGTCACGGCGTCGGCGTGGAAGGTGTCGGCCGGCGCGGCCGCCCGCGTCCCGGTCGCGCGCGCGACCAATCTGACGCGCGCGTTGCAGTCGTACCGCAAGGCGGGCTGCTTCGTCGTCGGCCTGGCCGGCGACGGCGACGTCGCGATCTCCGACCTGCCGTTCGCGACCGACGGGCTCGTGCTCGTGGTCGGCTCGGAGGGCAAGGGGCTCTCGCGGCTCGTGCGCGAGAACTGCGACGCGGTCGCGTCGATCCCGATCGGTTCGGCGACGGAGTCGCTGAACGCGGGCGTCGCGGCCGGGATCGCCCTGTACGAGGTGGCCCGCATCCGCACCGCCGCCGCCGTGGCGACCGCGACCGCGACCGCGGCCGCCGCCGCGGAGGCCGCCGCCGGCTGA
- a CDS encoding DUF4032 domain-containing protein produces MAQQNLQITVAAPDPALLDLPWDVPLENWPTEVLAALPRGISRHVVRFVKLSGKVIAVKEIGESVAYREYELLRQLSRLDVPSVEPVGVITGRHDPDGEPLEAVLITHHLQFSLPYRALFSQALRPDTATRLIDALAVLLVRLHLAGFYWGDVSLSNTLFRRDASAFAAYLVDAETGDLHNRLTDGQRSYDLEIARVNIIGELMDLVAGEMLDDDEDTVAIGAMLVERYEELWTALTDEESFGAGERWRVAARIDRLNDLGFDVGELDITTDIDGTTVRIQPKVVDAGHHSRRLMRLTGLDVQENQARRLLNDLDAHAAATDRQNDEESFVAHDWLTQVFEPAVRAVPRELRRKLQPAQVFHELLDHRWFISKERERDVPLAEAIASYVDDVLRHRPDEDAVLGASGLDDQ; encoded by the coding sequence TTGGCCCAGCAGAACCTGCAGATCACCGTGGCCGCGCCCGATCCGGCGCTGCTCGACCTGCCCTGGGACGTGCCGCTGGAGAACTGGCCGACCGAGGTGCTCGCGGCCCTGCCTCGCGGCATCTCGCGCCACGTCGTGCGCTTCGTCAAGCTCTCGGGCAAGGTCATCGCGGTCAAGGAGATCGGCGAGTCCGTCGCCTACCGCGAGTACGAGCTGCTGCGCCAGCTCAGCCGGCTGGACGTGCCGAGCGTGGAGCCCGTCGGCGTCATCACCGGCCGCCACGACCCGGACGGCGAGCCGCTCGAGGCCGTGCTGATCACCCACCACCTGCAGTTCTCGCTGCCGTACCGCGCGCTGTTCAGCCAAGCGCTGCGCCCCGACACCGCGACCCGGCTGATCGACGCCCTCGCTGTGCTTCTCGTCCGCCTGCACCTGGCGGGCTTCTACTGGGGCGACGTCTCGCTGTCCAACACGCTGTTCCGCCGCGACGCGTCCGCCTTCGCCGCCTACCTCGTCGACGCCGAGACCGGCGACCTGCACAACCGCCTGACCGACGGGCAGCGCTCCTACGACCTCGAGATCGCGCGCGTCAACATCATCGGCGAGCTGATGGACCTCGTGGCCGGCGAGATGCTCGACGACGACGAGGACACGGTCGCGATCGGCGCGATGCTGGTCGAGCGGTACGAGGAGCTGTGGACCGCGCTGACCGACGAGGAGTCGTTCGGCGCCGGCGAGCGCTGGCGGGTCGCCGCGCGCATCGACCGCCTGAACGACCTGGGCTTCGACGTCGGCGAGCTCGACATCACGACCGACATCGACGGCACGACCGTCCGGATCCAGCCGAAGGTCGTCGACGCCGGGCACCACTCGCGCCGGCTGATGCGGCTGACCGGCCTGGACGTCCAGGAGAACCAGGCCCGCCGGCTGCTCAACGACCTCGACGCGCACGCCGCCGCGACGGACCGCCAGAACGACGAGGAGTCGTTCGTCGCGCACGACTGGCTGACCCAGGTGTTCGAACCCGCCGTCCGCGCGGTCCCGCGCGAGCTGCGCCGCAAGCTCCAGCCGGCGCAGGTGTTCCACGAGCTGCTCGACCACCGCTGGTTCATCTCGAAGGAGCGCGAGCGCGACGTCCCGCTGGCCGAGGCCATCGCGAGCTACGTCGACGACGTGCTGCGGCACCGCCCCGACGAGGACGCCGTGCTCGGCGCGAGCGGGCTCGACGACCAGTAG
- a CDS encoding ABC transporter ATP-binding protein has protein sequence MATVTYDNATRLYPGTERPAVDSLNLHIEDGEFLVLVGPSGCGKSTSLRMLAGLEDVNAGRILIGDRDVTDVQPKDRDIAMVFQNYALYPHMTVADNMGFALKIAGKPKAEIRTRVEEAAKILDLSEYLDRKPKALSGGQRQRVAMGRAIVRQPQVFLMDEPLSNLDAKLRVQTRTQIASLQRRLGVTTVYVTHDQTEALTMGDRIAVLKDGLLQQVGTPRDMYDTPANVFVAGFIGSPAMNLGTFTLADGYAQLGSTKVAVPRAAISALGADDKNSITIGFRPEALDVVDAGSPDSIPVLVNIVEELGSDAFVYGELSDELGKAVAAQVHSGAGDGQVIVRVDPRQVPAKGEKIHVKIRTGEQHLFHAGSGERINA, from the coding sequence ATGGCTACAGTCACGTACGACAACGCAACCCGGCTCTACCCGGGCACCGAGCGCCCAGCGGTGGACTCGCTCAACCTGCACATCGAGGACGGCGAATTCCTCGTCCTCGTCGGCCCGTCCGGCTGCGGGAAGTCCACGTCGCTGCGCATGCTCGCAGGGCTCGAGGACGTCAACGCCGGCCGCATCCTGATCGGGGACCGCGACGTCACGGACGTCCAGCCCAAGGACCGCGACATCGCGATGGTTTTCCAGAACTACGCGCTGTACCCGCACATGACGGTTGCCGACAACATGGGCTTCGCCCTGAAGATCGCCGGCAAGCCGAAGGCCGAGATCCGCACCCGCGTCGAAGAGGCGGCCAAGATCCTCGACCTGTCCGAGTACCTCGACCGCAAGCCCAAGGCGCTCTCCGGTGGCCAGCGGCAGCGCGTCGCGATGGGCCGCGCGATCGTGCGTCAGCCCCAGGTGTTCCTCATGGACGAGCCGCTGTCGAACCTCGACGCCAAGCTCCGCGTCCAGACGCGCACGCAGATCGCGTCGCTGCAGCGTCGCCTCGGGGTCACGACGGTCTACGTCACGCACGACCAGACCGAGGCGCTGACCATGGGCGACCGGATCGCGGTCCTCAAGGACGGGCTGCTCCAGCAGGTCGGCACGCCGCGGGACATGTACGACACCCCCGCGAACGTGTTCGTCGCCGGCTTCATCGGCTCCCCCGCGATGAACCTCGGCACGTTCACCCTCGCCGATGGGTACGCCCAGCTCGGCAGCACCAAGGTCGCCGTGCCGCGGGCGGCCATCAGCGCCCTCGGCGCGGACGACAAGAACTCGATCACGATCGGGTTCCGGCCCGAGGCGCTCGACGTCGTCGACGCCGGGAGCCCGGACTCGATCCCGGTTCTGGTCAACATCGTCGAGGAGCTCGGCTCTGACGCGTTCGTCTACGGCGAGCTGTCCGACGAGCTCGGCAAGGCCGTCGCCGCCCAGGTCCACTCCGGGGCTGGCGACGGACAGGTCATCGTGCGCGTCGACCCGCGCCAGGTGCCCGCCAAGGGTGAGAAGATTCACGTCAAGATCCGCACCGGTGAGCAGCACCTGTTCCACGCCGGCTCGGGTGAGCGCATCAACGCCTGA
- the otsB gene encoding trehalose-phosphatase, with protein sequence MSTNETGASQQAADELEVALADLARDTTRRPLLVALDFDGTLAPLVDDPDQSRMLAPATAALARLATRSDVRLALVSGRSVADLHRQAQAPEGTLLVGSHGGERGRVGEFGLEREPIRLEPEQADLLTRIGAGLTTVARGRDGVWVQHKPAAAVLHTRMAAAADADLATAQALALAGSLGVDALHGKDVVEVAVLRATKGMALQALRAELGSVVVLYAGDDTTDERAFAALTDADVTIKIGPGETLARLRSADPQAFCEQLARWADALAP encoded by the coding sequence ATGAGCACGAACGAGACCGGGGCCTCGCAGCAGGCCGCCGACGAGCTCGAGGTGGCCCTCGCCGACCTCGCCCGCGACACCACGCGCCGGCCGCTGCTCGTCGCGCTCGACTTCGACGGGACCCTCGCCCCCCTCGTGGACGACCCGGACCAGTCCCGCATGCTGGCGCCCGCGACGGCCGCGCTGGCGCGCCTCGCCACCCGCAGCGACGTCCGCCTGGCCCTCGTCTCCGGCCGGTCGGTCGCCGACCTGCACCGGCAGGCACAGGCCCCCGAGGGCACGCTGCTGGTGGGCAGCCACGGCGGCGAGCGCGGCCGCGTCGGCGAGTTCGGCCTCGAGCGCGAGCCGATCCGCCTCGAGCCCGAGCAGGCGGACCTCCTGACCCGGATCGGCGCGGGCCTGACGACCGTGGCCCGGGGGCGCGACGGCGTGTGGGTCCAGCACAAACCCGCCGCCGCCGTCCTGCACACCCGGATGGCCGCGGCCGCCGACGCCGACCTCGCGACCGCGCAGGCCCTCGCCCTCGCGGGCTCCCTCGGCGTGGACGCGCTGCACGGCAAGGACGTCGTCGAGGTGGCCGTGCTGCGCGCGACCAAGGGCATGGCGCTGCAGGCGCTGCGCGCCGAGCTCGGGTCCGTCGTCGTGCTGTACGCCGGGGACGACACGACGGACGAGCGCGCGTTCGCGGCGCTGACCGACGCGGACGTCACGATCAAGATCGGCCCGGGTGAGACCCTCGCCCGGCTGCGGTCGGCCGACCCGCAGGCCTTCTGCGAGCAGCTCGCGCGCTGGGCGGACGCCCTCGCGCCCTGA
- a CDS encoding alpha,alpha-trehalose-phosphate synthase (UDP-forming) produces the protein MSDDGYDFVVVANRLPVDFSVAEDGTTSWTTSPGGLVTALEPVMQAHSGAWVGWSGSPDLDHEPFDADGVRLVPVALSATEVELYYEGFSNDTLWPLYHDVIEPPAYHRQWWDAYRKVNARFAAAAAAQAAPGAIVWVQDYQLQLVPALLRELRPDVRIGFFNHIPFPSLEIFAQLPWRAQVIRGLLGADLIGFQRASDAANFVRSVRRFTDLTTRGEVITVTDDDGGRRYVRAAAFPISIDSEHFDNLARSPAVKARALEIREELGNPEVMLLGVDRLDYTKGIRHRVKAFGELLQDGRLTVPEVTLVQVASPSRENVGAYQQLREDVELLVGRINGEYGHLGKAPIHYFHHSYPAEEMAALYLAADVMLVTALRDGMNLVAKEYVAARSDERGVLVLSEFTGAADELAGSVLINPHDIDGMKDRIVLAVEMDYREQRKRMRRLRRRVLEDDVEKWSQTFLAVLSAVPAHHLPAHQPPEHQLPEHRAATT, from the coding sequence GTGAGCGATGACGGGTACGACTTCGTAGTAGTGGCCAACCGCCTCCCGGTGGACTTCTCTGTCGCCGAGGACGGCACGACCAGCTGGACCACCTCCCCCGGCGGGCTCGTCACGGCGCTCGAGCCAGTGATGCAGGCCCACTCCGGCGCGTGGGTCGGCTGGTCCGGCTCGCCCGACCTGGACCACGAACCCTTCGACGCCGACGGCGTGCGCCTCGTCCCGGTCGCCCTCTCGGCGACCGAGGTCGAGCTGTACTACGAGGGGTTCTCGAACGACACCCTCTGGCCGCTGTACCACGACGTCATCGAGCCGCCCGCGTACCACCGGCAGTGGTGGGACGCGTACCGGAAGGTCAACGCCCGGTTCGCCGCGGCCGCGGCCGCCCAGGCCGCGCCCGGCGCGATCGTCTGGGTCCAGGACTACCAGCTGCAGCTGGTGCCAGCGCTCCTGCGGGAGCTGCGCCCGGACGTGCGGATCGGGTTCTTCAACCACATCCCGTTCCCGTCGCTCGAGATCTTCGCGCAGCTGCCGTGGCGCGCCCAGGTGATCCGCGGCCTGCTCGGCGCCGACCTCATCGGCTTCCAGCGCGCGAGCGACGCGGCGAACTTCGTCCGCTCAGTGCGCCGGTTCACCGACCTGACCACGCGCGGCGAGGTCATCACCGTGACCGACGACGACGGGGGCCGGCGGTACGTGCGCGCGGCCGCGTTCCCGATCTCGATCGACTCCGAGCACTTCGACAACCTCGCCCGCAGCCCCGCGGTGAAGGCGCGCGCGCTCGAGATCCGCGAGGAGCTCGGCAACCCGGAGGTCATGCTCCTCGGCGTCGACCGCCTGGACTACACCAAGGGCATCCGGCACCGGGTCAAGGCCTTCGGCGAGCTGCTCCAGGACGGCCGGCTCACCGTCCCCGAGGTCACGCTCGTGCAGGTGGCGAGCCCCAGCCGCGAGAACGTCGGCGCCTACCAGCAGCTGCGCGAGGACGTGGAGCTGCTCGTGGGCCGGATCAACGGCGAGTACGGGCACCTCGGCAAGGCCCCGATCCACTACTTCCACCACTCCTACCCCGCCGAGGAGATGGCGGCGCTGTACCTGGCCGCCGACGTCATGCTCGTCACGGCGCTCCGCGACGGCATGAACCTCGTCGCGAAGGAGTACGTCGCGGCCCGCTCGGACGAGCGCGGCGTGCTCGTCCTGTCGGAGTTCACCGGCGCTGCCGACGAGCTCGCCGGCTCCGTCCTGATCAACCCGCACGACATCGACGGGATGAAGGACCGCATCGTGCTCGCGGTCGAGATGGACTACCGCGAGCAGCGCAAGCGCATGCGTCGGCTGCGCCGCCGCGTGCTCGAGGACGACGTCGAGAAGTGGTCCCAGACCTTCCTCGCGGTGCTGTCGGCCGTGCCCGCGCACCACCTGCCCGCGCACCAGCCGCCCGAGCACCAGCTGCCCGAGCACCGGGCCGCGACGACGTGA